In one window of Nicotiana tabacum cultivar K326 chromosome 12, ASM71507v2, whole genome shotgun sequence DNA:
- the LOC107816402 gene encoding oxysterol-binding protein-related protein 1A isoform X3 — translation MHPFCCVNNNNRESSPLPMPPPPPPVAESTSRSADLLNRSSSGNNYNYNHNNNWSANNSNHHLRHRSLTESSSSSTAAIFTSLSRPPSMREAIQLTCVATSAGDQVKINDIVGNGISGILYKWVNYGKGWRPRWFVLQDGVLSYYKIHGPDRIVVNSETEKGSKVIGEESLRRISRTRPNKITNVSTSQARRKPVGEVHLKVSSIRESRSDDRRFSIFTGTKRLHLRAETREDRIAWVEALQAVKDMFPRLSNSELMAPVDNVAVSTDKLRQRLLKEGVSEATIQDSEQIMRNEFASLQNQLMVLKQKHWLLMDTLRQLETEKVDLENTVVDESQRQWKDVGPSTRLRQDKYSEASASESEDDNERVDAAEDDTDDEENAFFDTRDFLSSSSFKSSGSDFRTSSFSSDEDDLYAYASDESVDPVIRSAGTKFPHVKRRKKLPNPIEKEKGVSLWSMIKDNIGKDLTKVCLPVYFNEPLSSLQKSFEDLEYSYLLDRASEWGRRGDSLMRILNVAAFAVSAYASTEGRICKPFNPLLGETYEADYPDKGLRFFSEKVSHHPMIIACHCEGTGWKFWGDSNLKSKFWGRSIQLDPVGILTLEFDDGEIFQWSKVTTSIYNLILGKLYCDHYGTMRIQGSHNYSCKLKFKEQSIIDRNPHQVQGIVQDRSGKTVATLFGKWDESMHYVNGDCSIGKGFDSVSEAHLLWKRSKPPKNPTRYNLTRFAITMNELIPGLKDQLPPTDSRLRPDQRCLENGEYDSANSEKLRLEERQRQARKMQERGWKPRWFAKDKGGDTYHYIGGYWEAREKGKWEACPDIFGHIPSDQM, via the exons ATGCATCCATTTTGCTGTGTTAACAACAACAATCGCGAATCCTCACCGTTACCAATGCCTCCGCCTCCGCCGCCGGTGGCGGAATCTACTAGTAGATCGGCTGACTTACTGAACCGCTCCTCTAGCGGGAATAATTACAATTACAATCATAATAATAATTGGAGCGCGAATAACTCgaatcatcatcttcgtcatcGGAGTTTGACAGAGTCATCATCGTCGTCAACGGCGGCGATTTTCACATCTCTATCACGGCCGCCGTCGATGAGGGAGGCGATTCAGTTGACGTGCGTTGCCACTTCCGCCGGCGATCAAGTGAAGATCAACGACATCGTCGGGAACGGTATATCGGGAATTTTATACAAGTGGGTGAACTACGGCAAAGGATGGAGGCCTCGTTGGTTCGTGTTGCAGGATGGAGTTTTATCTTATTACAAGATCCATGGACCGGATAGGATCGTTGTGAACTCGGAAACTGAGAAAGGATCCAAAGTTATTGGCGAAGAATCGCTTCGGAGAATCTCGAGGACGCGGCCAAATAAGATTACTAATGTTTCTACTTCTCAGGCTCGCCGCAAGCCCGTTGGTGAAGTTCATCTCAAG GTCTCGTCCATCCGCGAGAGTAGATCAGATGACAGGAGGTTTTCGATTTTCACTGGAACAAAGAGGCTGCACCTGAGGGCTGAGACTAGAGAGGACAGAATAGCATGGGTGGAAGCATTGCAAGCTGTGAAGGACATGTTTCCCAGATTGTCCAACAGTGAGTTAATGGCTCCAGTGGACAATGTAGCTGTCTCAACAGATAAGTTGAGGCAACGGTTGTTGAAGGAGGGTGTGAGTGAGGCTACTATTCAGGACAGCGAGCAGATTATGAGGAATGAGTTTGCATCTTTGCAGAATCAACTGATGGTACTTAAGCAGAAGCATTGGCTGCTGATGGACACCTTGAGACAGTTAGAG ACAGAAAAGGTCGATTTAGAGAATACCGTGGTTGATGAGAGTCAAAGGCAGTGGAAAGATGTTGGGCCATCTACTAGATTAAGGCAGGATAAATACAGTG AAGCAAGTGCAAGTGAATCGGAGGATGACAATGAAAGAGTTGATGCTGCTGAGGACGATACTGATGATGAAGAGAATGCTTTTTTTGACACTAGGGATTTTCTTTCATCAAGTTCTTTTAAAAGCAGTGGTTCTGATTTTCGAACATCATCTTTCTCTTCAGACGAGGATGATCTGTATGCATATGCATCTGATGAAAGTGTTGACCCTGTTATTAGATCTGCTGGAACCAAGTTTCCTCATGTCAAGCGTCGCAAGAAATTGCCTAATCCCATTGAGAAAGAGAAAGGAGTCAGTCTGTGGTCGATGATTAAAGACAATATCGGGAAGGATCTCACAAAAGTCTGCCTCCCTGTGTACTTCAATGAACCTCTTTCTTCCTTGCAAAAATCGTTTGAAGACTTGGAGTACTCATACCTTCTTGATCGGGCTTCAGAATGGGGAAGAAGG GGTGACAGCCTGATGAGGATTCTCAACGTAGCAGCATTTGCCGTATCTGCATATGCCTCTACTGAAGGACGGATTTGCAAACCATTCAATCCGTTGTTAGGGGAGACTTATGAGGCTGACTATCCAGATAAAGGCCTCCGGTTTTTCTCAGAGAAG GTAAGTCATCATCCCATGATAATAGCATGCCATTGTGAGGGTACAGGATGGAAATTTTGGGGAGATAGTAATTTAAAAAGCAAATTTTGGGGTCGCTCAATTCAGCTGGATCCTGTTGGTATATTGACACTTGAATTTGATGATGGAGAAATCTTCCAATGGAGCAAG GTAACTACATCGATATACAATCTGATTTTGGGAAAACTGTATTGTGATCACTATGGAACAATGCGCATACAAGGAAGTCATAATTACTCTTGTAAGCTGAAATTCAAGGAGCAGTCAATTATAGACCGGAATCCCCATCAG GTACAGGGGATAGTCCAAGACAGGAGTGGGAAGACAGTAGCTACACTATTCGGGAAGTGGGATGAGAGTATGCACTATGTGAATGGAGATTGCTCCATAGGAAAAGGATTTGATTCTGTCTCTGAGGCTCATTTGCTGTGGAAGCGGAGCAAACCTCCCAAAAATCCTACTAGATATAACCTGACACGCTTTGCGATTACAATGAATGAGCTCATCCCTGGATTGAAG GACCAGCTGCCACCAACAGATTCTAGACTTAGACCTGATCAAAGGTGCTTGGAGAACGGCGAGTATGACAGTGCTAATTCAGAAAAGTTGCGACTTGAAGAACGGCAGCGACAG GCTCGGAAAATGCAAGAGAGGGGTTGGAAGCCGCGGTGGTTTGCAAAAGACAAAGGGGGTGATACTTACCACTACATTGGTGGTTATTGGGAAGCAAGGGAAAAGGGCAAGTGGGAGGCATGTCCTGATATTTTTGGCCATATCCCTTCTGATCAGATGTAA
- the LOC107816402 gene encoding oxysterol-binding protein-related protein 1A isoform X2, translating to MHPFCCVNNNNRESSPLPMPPPPPPVAESTSRSADLLNRSSSGNNYNYNHNNNWSANNSNHHLRHRSLTESSSSSTAAIFTSLSRPPSMREAIQLTCVATSAGDQVKINDIVGNGISGILYKWVNYGKGWRPRWFVLQDGVLSYYKIHGPDRIVVNSETEKGSKVIGEESLRRISRTRPNKITNVSTSQARRKPVGEVHLKVSSIRESRSDDRRFSIFTGTKRLHLRAETREDRIAWVEALQAVKDMFPRLSNSELMAPVDNVAVSTDKLRQRLLKEGVSEATIQDSEQIMRNEFASLQNQLMVLKQKHWLLMDTLRQLETEKVDLENTVVDESQRQWKDVGPSTRLRQDKYSEASASESEDDNERVDAAEDDTDDEENAFFDTRDFLSSSSFKSSGSDFRTSSFSSDEDDLYAYASDESVDPVIRSAGTKFPHVKRRKKLPNPIEKEKGVSLWSMIKDNIGKDLTKVCLPVYFNEPLSSLQKSFEDLEYSYLLDRASEWGRRGDSLMRILNVAAFAVSAYASTEGRICKPFNPLLGETYEADYPDKGLRFFSEKVSHHPMIIACHCEGTGWKFWGDSNLKSKFWGRSIQLDPVGILTLEFDDGEIFQWSKVTTSIYNLILGKLYCDHYGTMRIQGSHNYSCKLKFKEQSIIDRNPHQVQGIVQDRSGKTVATLFGKWDESMHYVNGDCSIGKGFDSVSEAHLLWKRSKPPKNPTRYNLTRFAITMNELIPGLKLPPTDSRLRPDQRCLENGEYDSANSEKLRLEERQRQARKMQERGWKPRWFAKDKGGDTYHYIGGYWEAREKGKWEACPDIFGHIPSDQM from the exons ATGCATCCATTTTGCTGTGTTAACAACAACAATCGCGAATCCTCACCGTTACCAATGCCTCCGCCTCCGCCGCCGGTGGCGGAATCTACTAGTAGATCGGCTGACTTACTGAACCGCTCCTCTAGCGGGAATAATTACAATTACAATCATAATAATAATTGGAGCGCGAATAACTCgaatcatcatcttcgtcatcGGAGTTTGACAGAGTCATCATCGTCGTCAACGGCGGCGATTTTCACATCTCTATCACGGCCGCCGTCGATGAGGGAGGCGATTCAGTTGACGTGCGTTGCCACTTCCGCCGGCGATCAAGTGAAGATCAACGACATCGTCGGGAACGGTATATCGGGAATTTTATACAAGTGGGTGAACTACGGCAAAGGATGGAGGCCTCGTTGGTTCGTGTTGCAGGATGGAGTTTTATCTTATTACAAGATCCATGGACCGGATAGGATCGTTGTGAACTCGGAAACTGAGAAAGGATCCAAAGTTATTGGCGAAGAATCGCTTCGGAGAATCTCGAGGACGCGGCCAAATAAGATTACTAATGTTTCTACTTCTCAGGCTCGCCGCAAGCCCGTTGGTGAAGTTCATCTCAAG GTCTCGTCCATCCGCGAGAGTAGATCAGATGACAGGAGGTTTTCGATTTTCACTGGAACAAAGAGGCTGCACCTGAGGGCTGAGACTAGAGAGGACAGAATAGCATGGGTGGAAGCATTGCAAGCTGTGAAGGACATGTTTCCCAGATTGTCCAACAGTGAGTTAATGGCTCCAGTGGACAATGTAGCTGTCTCAACAGATAAGTTGAGGCAACGGTTGTTGAAGGAGGGTGTGAGTGAGGCTACTATTCAGGACAGCGAGCAGATTATGAGGAATGAGTTTGCATCTTTGCAGAATCAACTGATGGTACTTAAGCAGAAGCATTGGCTGCTGATGGACACCTTGAGACAGTTAGAG ACAGAAAAGGTCGATTTAGAGAATACCGTGGTTGATGAGAGTCAAAGGCAGTGGAAAGATGTTGGGCCATCTACTAGATTAAGGCAGGATAAATACAGTG AAGCAAGTGCAAGTGAATCGGAGGATGACAATGAAAGAGTTGATGCTGCTGAGGACGATACTGATGATGAAGAGAATGCTTTTTTTGACACTAGGGATTTTCTTTCATCAAGTTCTTTTAAAAGCAGTGGTTCTGATTTTCGAACATCATCTTTCTCTTCAGACGAGGATGATCTGTATGCATATGCATCTGATGAAAGTGTTGACCCTGTTATTAGATCTGCTGGAACCAAGTTTCCTCATGTCAAGCGTCGCAAGAAATTGCCTAATCCCATTGAGAAAGAGAAAGGAGTCAGTCTGTGGTCGATGATTAAAGACAATATCGGGAAGGATCTCACAAAAGTCTGCCTCCCTGTGTACTTCAATGAACCTCTTTCTTCCTTGCAAAAATCGTTTGAAGACTTGGAGTACTCATACCTTCTTGATCGGGCTTCAGAATGGGGAAGAAGG GGTGACAGCCTGATGAGGATTCTCAACGTAGCAGCATTTGCCGTATCTGCATATGCCTCTACTGAAGGACGGATTTGCAAACCATTCAATCCGTTGTTAGGGGAGACTTATGAGGCTGACTATCCAGATAAAGGCCTCCGGTTTTTCTCAGAGAAG GTAAGTCATCATCCCATGATAATAGCATGCCATTGTGAGGGTACAGGATGGAAATTTTGGGGAGATAGTAATTTAAAAAGCAAATTTTGGGGTCGCTCAATTCAGCTGGATCCTGTTGGTATATTGACACTTGAATTTGATGATGGAGAAATCTTCCAATGGAGCAAG GTAACTACATCGATATACAATCTGATTTTGGGAAAACTGTATTGTGATCACTATGGAACAATGCGCATACAAGGAAGTCATAATTACTCTTGTAAGCTGAAATTCAAGGAGCAGTCAATTATAGACCGGAATCCCCATCAG GTACAGGGGATAGTCCAAGACAGGAGTGGGAAGACAGTAGCTACACTATTCGGGAAGTGGGATGAGAGTATGCACTATGTGAATGGAGATTGCTCCATAGGAAAAGGATTTGATTCTGTCTCTGAGGCTCATTTGCTGTGGAAGCGGAGCAAACCTCCCAAAAATCCTACTAGATATAACCTGACACGCTTTGCGATTACAATGAATGAGCTCATCCCTGGATTGAAG CTGCCACCAACAGATTCTAGACTTAGACCTGATCAAAGGTGCTTGGAGAACGGCGAGTATGACAGTGCTAATTCAGAAAAGTTGCGACTTGAAGAACGGCAGCGACAG GCTCGGAAAATGCAAGAGAGGGGTTGGAAGCCGCGGTGGTTTGCAAAAGACAAAGGGGGTGATACTTACCACTACATTGGTGGTTATTGGGAAGCAAGGGAAAAGGGCAAGTGGGAGGCATGTCCTGATATTTTTGGCCATATCCCTTCTGATCAGATGTAA
- the LOC107816402 gene encoding oxysterol-binding protein-related protein 1A isoform X1, producing the protein MHPFCCVNNNNRESSPLPMPPPPPPVAESTSRSADLLNRSSSGNNYNYNHNNNWSANNSNHHLRHRSLTESSSSSTAAIFTSLSRPPSMREAIQLTCVATSAGDQVKINDIVGNGISGILYKWVNYGKGWRPRWFVLQDGVLSYYKIHGPDRIVVNSETEKGSKVIGEESLRRISRTRPNKITNVSTSQARRKPVGEVHLKVSSIRESRSDDRRFSIFTGTKRLHLRAETREDRIAWVEALQAVKDMFPRLSNSELMAPVDNVAVSTDKLRQRLLKEGVSEATIQDSEQIMRNEFASLQNQLMVLKQKHWLLMDTLRQLETEKVDLENTVVDESQRQWKDVGPSTRLRQDKYSASASESEDDNERVDAAEDDTDDEENAFFDTRDFLSSSSFKSSGSDFRTSSFSSDEDDLYAYASDESVDPVIRSAGTKFPHVKRRKKLPNPIEKEKGVSLWSMIKDNIGKDLTKVCLPVYFNEPLSSLQKSFEDLEYSYLLDRASEWGRRGDSLMRILNVAAFAVSAYASTEGRICKPFNPLLGETYEADYPDKGLRFFSEKVSHHPMIIACHCEGTGWKFWGDSNLKSKFWGRSIQLDPVGILTLEFDDGEIFQWSKVTTSIYNLILGKLYCDHYGTMRIQGSHNYSCKLKFKEQSIIDRNPHQVQGIVQDRSGKTVATLFGKWDESMHYVNGDCSIGKGFDSVSEAHLLWKRSKPPKNPTRYNLTRFAITMNELIPGLKDQLPPTDSRLRPDQRCLENGEYDSANSEKLRLEERQRQARKMQERGWKPRWFAKDKGGDTYHYIGGYWEAREKGKWEACPDIFGHIPSDQM; encoded by the exons ATGCATCCATTTTGCTGTGTTAACAACAACAATCGCGAATCCTCACCGTTACCAATGCCTCCGCCTCCGCCGCCGGTGGCGGAATCTACTAGTAGATCGGCTGACTTACTGAACCGCTCCTCTAGCGGGAATAATTACAATTACAATCATAATAATAATTGGAGCGCGAATAACTCgaatcatcatcttcgtcatcGGAGTTTGACAGAGTCATCATCGTCGTCAACGGCGGCGATTTTCACATCTCTATCACGGCCGCCGTCGATGAGGGAGGCGATTCAGTTGACGTGCGTTGCCACTTCCGCCGGCGATCAAGTGAAGATCAACGACATCGTCGGGAACGGTATATCGGGAATTTTATACAAGTGGGTGAACTACGGCAAAGGATGGAGGCCTCGTTGGTTCGTGTTGCAGGATGGAGTTTTATCTTATTACAAGATCCATGGACCGGATAGGATCGTTGTGAACTCGGAAACTGAGAAAGGATCCAAAGTTATTGGCGAAGAATCGCTTCGGAGAATCTCGAGGACGCGGCCAAATAAGATTACTAATGTTTCTACTTCTCAGGCTCGCCGCAAGCCCGTTGGTGAAGTTCATCTCAAG GTCTCGTCCATCCGCGAGAGTAGATCAGATGACAGGAGGTTTTCGATTTTCACTGGAACAAAGAGGCTGCACCTGAGGGCTGAGACTAGAGAGGACAGAATAGCATGGGTGGAAGCATTGCAAGCTGTGAAGGACATGTTTCCCAGATTGTCCAACAGTGAGTTAATGGCTCCAGTGGACAATGTAGCTGTCTCAACAGATAAGTTGAGGCAACGGTTGTTGAAGGAGGGTGTGAGTGAGGCTACTATTCAGGACAGCGAGCAGATTATGAGGAATGAGTTTGCATCTTTGCAGAATCAACTGATGGTACTTAAGCAGAAGCATTGGCTGCTGATGGACACCTTGAGACAGTTAGAG ACAGAAAAGGTCGATTTAGAGAATACCGTGGTTGATGAGAGTCAAAGGCAGTGGAAAGATGTTGGGCCATCTACTAGATTAAGGCAGGATAAATACAGTG CAAGTGCAAGTGAATCGGAGGATGACAATGAAAGAGTTGATGCTGCTGAGGACGATACTGATGATGAAGAGAATGCTTTTTTTGACACTAGGGATTTTCTTTCATCAAGTTCTTTTAAAAGCAGTGGTTCTGATTTTCGAACATCATCTTTCTCTTCAGACGAGGATGATCTGTATGCATATGCATCTGATGAAAGTGTTGACCCTGTTATTAGATCTGCTGGAACCAAGTTTCCTCATGTCAAGCGTCGCAAGAAATTGCCTAATCCCATTGAGAAAGAGAAAGGAGTCAGTCTGTGGTCGATGATTAAAGACAATATCGGGAAGGATCTCACAAAAGTCTGCCTCCCTGTGTACTTCAATGAACCTCTTTCTTCCTTGCAAAAATCGTTTGAAGACTTGGAGTACTCATACCTTCTTGATCGGGCTTCAGAATGGGGAAGAAGG GGTGACAGCCTGATGAGGATTCTCAACGTAGCAGCATTTGCCGTATCTGCATATGCCTCTACTGAAGGACGGATTTGCAAACCATTCAATCCGTTGTTAGGGGAGACTTATGAGGCTGACTATCCAGATAAAGGCCTCCGGTTTTTCTCAGAGAAG GTAAGTCATCATCCCATGATAATAGCATGCCATTGTGAGGGTACAGGATGGAAATTTTGGGGAGATAGTAATTTAAAAAGCAAATTTTGGGGTCGCTCAATTCAGCTGGATCCTGTTGGTATATTGACACTTGAATTTGATGATGGAGAAATCTTCCAATGGAGCAAG GTAACTACATCGATATACAATCTGATTTTGGGAAAACTGTATTGTGATCACTATGGAACAATGCGCATACAAGGAAGTCATAATTACTCTTGTAAGCTGAAATTCAAGGAGCAGTCAATTATAGACCGGAATCCCCATCAG GTACAGGGGATAGTCCAAGACAGGAGTGGGAAGACAGTAGCTACACTATTCGGGAAGTGGGATGAGAGTATGCACTATGTGAATGGAGATTGCTCCATAGGAAAAGGATTTGATTCTGTCTCTGAGGCTCATTTGCTGTGGAAGCGGAGCAAACCTCCCAAAAATCCTACTAGATATAACCTGACACGCTTTGCGATTACAATGAATGAGCTCATCCCTGGATTGAAG GACCAGCTGCCACCAACAGATTCTAGACTTAGACCTGATCAAAGGTGCTTGGAGAACGGCGAGTATGACAGTGCTAATTCAGAAAAGTTGCGACTTGAAGAACGGCAGCGACAG GCTCGGAAAATGCAAGAGAGGGGTTGGAAGCCGCGGTGGTTTGCAAAAGACAAAGGGGGTGATACTTACCACTACATTGGTGGTTATTGGGAAGCAAGGGAAAAGGGCAAGTGGGAGGCATGTCCTGATATTTTTGGCCATATCCCTTCTGATCAGATGTAA